One segment of bacterium DNA contains the following:
- a CDS encoding carboxypeptidase-like regulatory domain-containing protein, whose product MKDRHRRSRRDSSRTAVAAAAQDKKMDTQAHIQGTVTNFANEPLAGAEVLLKRDDFSDAARAVADSQGRYSLLVPAGRYIALCAVRNYQVENLEYWAWDIPAQGDLTIDCRVDGLELYGIHAWRPSGALPSYLVYVRPMSLQRCGKLIQEHGPDALDSLPVVAISPELTVQEIIAEVDGQTVPVFAVSRVSESAGPGRTMPGWLIQVGLPASTGTASPSRLSLELTDRETGEHGAGCVFLP is encoded by the coding sequence GTGAAGGACCGACATCGTCGCTCGCGGCGCGATTCTAGCCGCACTGCTGTTGCTGCTGCCGCACAGGATAAGAAGATGGATACGCAGGCGCATATCCAAGGTACGGTCACCAACTTCGCCAATGAACCGCTGGCCGGCGCCGAGGTCCTACTCAAGCGCGATGACTTCAGCGACGCCGCGCGCGCCGTTGCCGATTCGCAGGGTAGGTACTCACTGCTGGTTCCGGCCGGGCGCTACATCGCACTGTGCGCGGTTCGGAACTACCAGGTTGAGAACCTAGAGTACTGGGCATGGGACATTCCGGCGCAGGGCGATCTGACGATTGACTGCCGTGTGGACGGCCTCGAATTGTACGGCATTCACGCGTGGCGGCCCAGCGGGGCTTTGCCTTCGTATCTTGTCTATGTAAGGCCGATGAGCCTTCAGAGATGCGGCAAGCTTATCCAGGAGCATGGCCCGGATGCCCTTGATTCGCTTCCGGTGGTCGCCATCAGCCCTGAACTCACCGTTCAGGAAATTATCGCGGAGGTAGACGGCCAAACGGTTCCAGTGTTTGCTGTCAGCCGGGTATCAGAATCGGCCGGGCCGGGGCGGACGATGCCGGGCTGGCTCATCCAGGTCGGTTTGCCTGCGAGCACCGGAACCGCCAGTCCGTCGCGGCTGTCACTGGAGCTAACTGACCGCGAGACCGGCGAGCACGGAGCCGGTTGCGTGTTCCTGCCGTGA
- a CDS encoding flavodoxin domain-containing protein → MKNALIVYGSYAGSTAEIADFMKTALRRAGVTAYTIPASGLVVDLSPYDLVVIGSAIHGARPHRKVGEFIAANRAELSRKKVAVFAACITITSVKEDKRKTAHKYPELVAHGLSSISTAVFAGKASPSGWFGNLMGKLMLGITPGDYRDRKKIEDWVVSLTRAEEQR, encoded by the coding sequence GTGAAGAACGCCTTGATTGTCTACGGTTCCTACGCCGGCTCGACGGCGGAGATTGCGGATTTCATGAAGACTGCGCTGCGCCGGGCCGGCGTCACGGCCTACACGATTCCGGCCTCGGGTCTGGTCGTGGACCTTTCGCCGTACGACCTTGTGGTTATCGGTTCCGCAATACACGGCGCGCGGCCGCATAGGAAGGTCGGGGAGTTCATCGCCGCCAACCGCGCCGAGTTGAGCCGTAAGAAGGTGGCGGTCTTTGCCGCCTGCATTACCATCACATCCGTGAAGGAGGACAAGCGGAAGACGGCGCATAAGTACCCAGAATTGGTCGCGCACGGGCTTTCATCCATCAGCACAGCCGTGTTTGCGGGCAAGGCGTCGCCGTCCGGCTGGTTCGGCAACCTCATGGGCAAGCTGATGCTCGGCATCACGCCGGGCGACTACCGGGACCGGAAGAAGATAGAGGACTGGGTGGTTTCTCTGACCAGGGCGGAAGAGCAACGTTGA
- a CDS encoding arsenate reductase ArsC: MSESKPTVLFLCTTNTCRSQIAEALLRHLARDRFIAVSAGLAPGEVVLPLALQVLHERDIDTTGLRPKHICEFLGIVRIRTAITVCARVAEACPEAWPGALEQIFWPIDNPVVVEGTGDQRLDAFRRTRDTIESKLRDWLAVQDQPQSPATATRDLLLLSDIE; encoded by the coding sequence ATGAGTGAATCGAAACCGACCGTACTGTTCCTCTGCACCACAAACACCTGCCGCAGCCAGATCGCTGAGGCGCTGCTCAGGCACCTCGCCAGAGACCGGTTTATAGCAGTTAGCGCCGGCCTGGCACCGGGTGAGGTAGTCCTTCCGCTTGCCCTGCAGGTGCTGCACGAGAGAGACATCGATACGACCGGGCTCCGGCCGAAGCACATTTGTGAGTTCCTCGGTATCGTACGCATCCGCACAGCCATCACCGTCTGCGCTCGCGTGGCCGAGGCCTGCCCTGAGGCCTGGCCGGGCGCTCTGGAGCAGATCTTCTGGCCGATTGACAACCCGGTTGTTGTCGAAGGAACCGGCGACCAGCGGCTCGACGCGTTCCGCCGCACGCGCGACACCATCGAATCGAAGCTGCGCGACTGGTTGGCCGTTCAAGACCAGCCCCAAAGCCCGGCGACCGCGACGCGGGACTTGCTCTTGTTGTCCGACATCGAATAA
- a CDS encoding DUF4389 domain-containing protein encodes MADYHYYAARLEIEYAQKLNRLTTFFRLVCIIPIAIVLGLISQTGQMANTATILNQAGEIVKKTWDTAGGLVSGLAAATALLIFFRQSYPRWWFEFARELTRFQYRVWAYLLLLTDRYPSTVEDQSVHIEVDYPDVRNDLNRWMPLVKWFLAIPHYVVLAFLGIGACLAAGVAWFAILFTGQYPRGLFDFVVGVGRWGLRVSAYAFLLVTDRYPPFSLG; translated from the coding sequence ATGGCTGATTACCACTACTATGCTGCTCGTCTGGAAATCGAATATGCGCAGAAACTGAACAGGCTAACCACCTTCTTCCGACTTGTCTGTATCATTCCCATCGCCATCGTCCTTGGCCTCATCTCGCAGACCGGTCAGATGGCCAACACCGCGACGATCCTCAATCAGGCCGGCGAGATCGTGAAGAAAACTTGGGACACCGCTGGCGGTTTGGTGAGCGGTCTCGCCGCAGCCACGGCCCTGTTGATCTTCTTTCGGCAGAGCTATCCTCGCTGGTGGTTCGAGTTTGCACGTGAACTGACCCGCTTCCAGTACAGAGTGTGGGCCTACCTGCTGCTTCTGACCGACCGGTATCCGTCGACCGTCGAAGACCAGTCCGTCCACATCGAGGTCGACTACCCCGACGTGCGAAATGACCTCAACCGGTGGATGCCCCTAGTCAAATGGTTCCTTGCGATTCCGCACTACGTCGTCCTGGCGTTCCTCGGCATTGGCGCGTGCCTTGCAGCGGGTGTTGCCTGGTTCGCCATTCTCTTCACGGGTCAGTATCCCAGAGGCCTCTTCGACTTCGTCGTCGGAGTAGGTCGCTGGGGCCTACGAGTTTCTGCCTACGCATTTCTGCTTGTGACTGACCGCTATCCGCCATTCAGCTTGGGCTAG
- a CDS encoding phosphatase PAP2 family protein has translation MTNSGLRKAALAEEKSMDMRWSTKSMTPPTWTGTAFSLTRLIAVAVAALWMAVAPQVTWAAGVERPWFEPHSLSPQLLPPPPTEGSEAWKAQIELVVAGQISLSPAEISAIRNEQKFRVELMTDTLGTSFDRERLPKTSALLDRIERTSEVVVDTAKKYWHTRRPYLANPRVRLLVDSTTSDAYPSGHTSEARVLAEVLGLLFPDKLAALRARAEEIARHRVEAGVHYPVDLEGGRLLAMLEVGALTASSGFQADLIAAREEILKLRN, from the coding sequence ATGACCAATTCAGGGCTGCGAAAGGCAGCGCTCGCGGAGGAGAAATCAATGGATATGAGATGGTCAACGAAGTCAATGACTCCGCCGACCTGGACGGGCACCGCATTTTCCCTCACCCGCCTGATCGCGGTCGCAGTCGCGGCACTCTGGATGGCGGTCGCGCCTCAAGTGACCTGGGCCGCCGGGGTCGAGCGGCCTTGGTTTGAGCCGCACTCGCTGTCGCCTCAACTTCTGCCCCCGCCGCCAACGGAGGGGAGCGAGGCCTGGAAGGCGCAGATCGAATTGGTAGTTGCGGGGCAGATCTCTCTCTCGCCGGCCGAGATTTCGGCGATCCGGAACGAACAGAAATTCCGAGTGGAGTTGATGACGGATACGCTTGGCACTTCGTTCGACCGCGAACGGCTGCCGAAGACCTCCGCTCTTCTCGATCGCATCGAGCGTACGTCGGAAGTGGTGGTCGATACGGCCAAGAAGTACTGGCATACGCGGAGGCCCTATCTTGCTAATCCTCGTGTAAGGCTCCTGGTGGATTCAACAACCAGCGACGCTTATCCCAGCGGGCATACTTCCGAGGCGCGCGTACTGGCCGAAGTGCTCGGCCTGCTCTTTCCCGACAAGCTTGCCGCTTTGCGTGCACGCGCGGAGGAGATCGCGCGCCACCGGGTGGAAGCCGGCGTCCACTATCCGGTCGATCTCGAAGGCGGGCGTCTGCTCGCCATGCTGGAGGTCGGGGCATTGACGGCAAGCAGCGGTTTTCAGGCCGACCTGATCGCAGCGCGAGAAGAAATCCTCAAGCTAAGGAATTGA